In Arcobacter ellisii, a genomic segment contains:
- a CDS encoding phosphomannomutase/phosphoglucomutase: protein MSASIFREYDIRGIFKKELNEDVVKKIGFYLAKALQKKVPTAQYIAVGYDARLHSPTLKNWLTSGIKKAGLEVLDMGLVPTPANYFANFTDFDSLKCDGSVMITGSHNPPEYNGFKITLDKDPFFGEEIYALGREILADNSTIPNDETTISIDSKNRYIDYIVKNFSHLKLENKRFVFDCGNGVAGVVLREILDRLNIKHKILFEEPDGNFPNHHPDPSDEHTLEDIKKELATGEFDFGFAYDGDADRIALLSPKYNFKGDILAIFFSKFIKNPTVIGEVKCTQVMYDTINTYGKAIMYKTGHSNLKVKIKETNADFAAEVSGHLFFNDRYFGYDDAIYATFRALELIDQNFDFDKEYEALPKVYSTPEINITVTEETKFKIIDDLKNALTNPPAYFPKIKDIITVDGIRVIFEKGWGLVRASNTTPKLVTRFEADTQENAKIYENVLIKLFEEIKGK from the coding sequence ATGAGCGCATCTATTTTTAGAGAATATGATATAAGAGGAATATTCAAAAAAGAATTGAATGAAGATGTTGTAAAGAAAATTGGTTTTTACTTAGCTAAAGCTTTACAAAAAAAAGTTCCAACTGCACAATATATTGCTGTTGGTTATGATGCAAGACTTCATTCTCCTACTTTAAAAAATTGGCTTACTTCAGGGATAAAGAAAGCTGGTTTAGAAGTTCTTGATATGGGACTTGTACCAACACCTGCAAATTATTTTGCAAATTTTACAGATTTTGACAGTTTGAAATGTGATGGTTCTGTAATGATTACAGGTTCTCATAATCCACCAGAATATAATGGATTTAAAATTACTTTAGATAAAGATCCATTTTTTGGTGAAGAAATTTATGCACTTGGAAGAGAAATCCTTGCAGACAATTCAACTATACCAAATGATGAAACTACAATTTCAATAGATTCAAAAAATAGATATATTGATTATATAGTTAAAAATTTCTCTCATTTAAAACTTGAAAACAAAAGATTTGTTTTTGATTGTGGAAATGGAGTTGCTGGTGTAGTATTAAGAGAAATTCTTGATAGATTAAATATCAAACATAAAATTTTATTTGAAGAACCAGATGGAAATTTCCCAAATCACCATCCAGATCCAAGTGATGAACATACACTTGAAGATATAAAGAAAGAGTTAGCAACTGGTGAATTTGATTTTGGTTTTGCTTATGATGGTGATGCAGATAGAATTGCCCTACTTTCTCCAAAATATAACTTTAAAGGAGATATCTTAGCTATATTCTTCTCTAAATTTATAAAAAATCCAACTGTTATTGGTGAAGTTAAATGTACTCAAGTTATGTATGATACAATTAATACATATGGAAAAGCTATTATGTATAAAACTGGTCACTCAAATTTAAAAGTTAAAATAAAAGAAACAAATGCAGATTTTGCAGCTGAAGTTTCAGGGCATTTATTCTTTAATGATAGATATTTTGGATATGACGATGCAATTTATGCAACATTTAGAGCTTTAGAATTAATTGACCAAAATTTTGATTTTGATAAAGAGTATGAAGCTTTACCAAAAGTTTATTCAACTCCAGAAATCAATATCACTGTTACAGAAGAAACAAAATTTAAAATCATTGATGATTTAAAAAATGCTTTAACAAATCCGCCTGCATATTTCCCAAAAATCAAAGATATAATCACTGTTGATGGGATAAGAGTTATATTTGAAAAAGGTTGGGGATTAGTGCGAGCTAGTAACACTACACCAAAATTAGTAACTAGATTTGAAGCAGATACACAAGAAAATGCTAAAATATACGAAAATGTTTTAATTAAACTATTTGAAGAAATAAAAGGAAAATAA
- a CDS encoding NCS2 family permease produces the protein MNFFRLKEHNTSISKEFYAGFTTFLTMLYIVPVNGFILSDAGLPLDAVITATALITILATLFSALWSNTPIAMSVGMGLNAYFSYGLVLGMKIPWETALGIVFLSGILFVLLSLTNFRIWIMTSIPMSLRRAISAGIGSFIAFIGLKQMGMIVSNEATLVTLGDFSNSNVLLGVLGLILSFSFYAYKLRGAFILSIAITSIVAWSFSLNTTPTDFFSVPSSISPIFLKLDILSALSLSLLPVIITFLITDMFDTLGTLTGVGTRANLFQENNKNDKSLQKTLEADAIATVGGSLLGVSTTTAFIESASGVEEGGRTGLTAVFTALLFITTLFMLPLFKSIPSNAIYPVLVVVGVLMFTELGKINFEETDLATSAAAFLIVILMPLTFSITNGIAAGFLIFTIIKLVKKEYKDLNIGILVITFISALAFIF, from the coding sequence ATGAATTTTTTTAGATTAAAAGAACATAATACCTCAATTTCAAAAGAATTTTATGCAGGCTTTACTACATTTTTAACAATGTTGTATATTGTTCCTGTTAATGGTTTTATTTTATCAGATGCAGGTCTTCCTCTTGATGCTGTAATAACTGCAACAGCTTTGATAACAATACTTGCAACTCTATTTTCTGCATTATGGTCAAACACACCAATTGCAATGAGTGTTGGAATGGGTTTAAATGCTTATTTTTCTTATGGGCTTGTTTTGGGTATGAAAATACCTTGGGAAACAGCTTTAGGTATTGTTTTTTTATCTGGTATTTTATTTGTATTATTATCTTTAACTAATTTTAGAATTTGGATTATGACTTCAATTCCAATGAGTCTTAGACGTGCAATTAGTGCTGGAATTGGTTCATTTATTGCCTTTATTGGTTTAAAACAAATGGGAATGATAGTTTCAAATGAAGCAACTTTAGTTACTCTTGGAGATTTTTCAAATTCAAATGTTTTATTAGGAGTTTTAGGTTTAATTTTATCTTTTAGTTTTTATGCCTATAAACTAAGAGGTGCATTTATTTTATCTATTGCAATAACTTCAATTGTTGCTTGGAGTTTTTCACTTAATACTACACCAACTGATTTCTTTTCAGTTCCTTCTTCAATTTCTCCAATATTTTTAAAATTAGATATTTTAAGTGCCTTATCTTTATCTTTATTACCTGTTATTATTACATTTTTAATTACTGATATGTTTGATACTTTAGGAACTTTAACTGGTGTTGGAACAAGAGCAAATCTATTTCAAGAGAATAATAAAAATGATAAATCATTACAAAAAACACTAGAAGCAGATGCTATTGCAACAGTTGGAGGAAGTTTATTAGGAGTTTCTACAACAACTGCATTTATAGAAAGTGCAAGTGGTGTAGAAGAGGGTGGAAGAACTGGATTAACAGCAGTTTTTACAGCTTTATTATTTATAACAACACTATTTATGTTACCACTTTTTAAATCAATTCCCTCAAATGCAATTTATCCAGTATTAGTTGTAGTTGGAGTTTTAATGTTTACTGAACTTGGAAAAATAAATTTTGAAGAGACAGATTTAGCCACAAGTGCAGCAGCTTTTTTAATAGTTATTTTAATGCCTTTAACTTTTTCAATTACAAATGGAATTGCAGCTGGATTTTTGATTTTTACTATTATTAAATTAGTAAAAAAAGAGTATAAAGATTTGAATATTGGTATTTTAGTTATTACATTTATTAGTGCATTAGCATTTATTTTTTAA
- a CDS encoding phosphoribosyltransferase: MEKLYYSYELFKKDTQILVDKCRDFEPEILLAVARGGLTLSHLMAQALDMRNLYTLNSIHYEGELKLDTFNIFNIPDVSHAKKVLIVDDIVDSGETMREILKVLKERFPTVEFKLATLFYKKTAVLQPDFCVREANEWIDFFWEVDVK, from the coding sequence TTGGAAAAATTATATTATAGTTATGAGTTATTTAAAAAAGATACACAAATTTTAGTTGATAAGTGTAGAGATTTTGAACCAGAAATTTTACTTGCAGTTGCAAGGGGAGGATTAACTCTTTCTCATTTGATGGCACAAGCACTTGACATGAGAAATTTATATACATTAAATTCTATTCATTATGAAGGTGAATTAAAACTTGATACATTTAATATTTTTAATATTCCTGATGTATCACACGCAAAAAAGGTTTTGATTGTTGATGATATAGTTGATTCTGGTGAAACTATGAGAGAAATTTTAAAAGTTTTAAAAGAGAGGTTCCCAACAGTTGAGTTTAAATTAGCAACGTTGTTTTACAAAAAAACTGCTGTTTTGCAACCTGATTTTTGTGTAAGAGAAGCAAATGAATGGATTGATTTCTTTTGGGAAGTCGATGTTAAATAA